One genomic region from Anaerobacillus sp. CMMVII encodes:
- the spoIIIAE gene encoding stage III sporulation protein AE, giving the protein MIIIAVLMFFLLPIVALAEPPPQENLVEQQLSQLGVDEIREYWEQIVTEYGGFLPENQKGSFMEFVRGDKQFSIKEWLLGFVRYFFHELIVNGKLLGTLILLTVFSVILQNLQTAFERNAVSKVANAIVYMVLMIIAINSFYIAVNYAQSAISMMINFMIALLPLLLALLASIGSLTSVALFHPLIILLVNSSGLLIQHFVLPLLFLSALLSLVSTLTDHYKVTKLANLLRNISVGTLGIFLTIFLGVISVQGAVTAVADGITIRTAKFVTGNFVPVVGRVFTDAADTVMGASILLKNTVGIVGLAILLLICAFPAIKVLTLAIIFNLAAAVLQPIGGGAIINSLSIIGKAVIFIFAALATVCLMFFLAITIMVAAGNLSLMMR; this is encoded by the coding sequence ATAATTATAATAGCAGTCTTAATGTTCTTTCTTCTACCTATTGTTGCACTTGCAGAACCACCACCCCAAGAAAATCTTGTAGAACAACAGCTTTCTCAATTAGGAGTCGATGAAATTAGAGAGTATTGGGAACAAATCGTTACAGAATATGGCGGTTTTTTACCAGAAAATCAAAAAGGCTCATTTATGGAATTTGTCCGAGGGGACAAACAATTCTCAATAAAAGAGTGGCTGCTTGGGTTCGTCCGCTATTTTTTTCATGAGCTGATTGTGAATGGTAAGTTACTTGGAACATTAATCTTATTAACTGTTTTTAGTGTAATACTCCAAAATTTACAAACAGCTTTTGAAAGAAATGCAGTCAGTAAAGTAGCGAATGCGATTGTTTATATGGTGTTAATGATTATTGCGATTAATAGTTTTTATATAGCAGTCAATTATGCGCAATCTGCTATTTCAATGATGATTAATTTTATGATTGCGTTGTTACCATTGTTATTGGCACTCCTGGCCTCTATTGGAAGCCTAACTTCAGTCGCTTTGTTTCATCCACTTATCATTTTGCTCGTAAATTCAAGTGGATTGTTAATCCAGCACTTTGTTTTACCTTTGTTGTTCTTATCAGCATTATTAAGCCTTGTTAGTACGCTAACAGATCATTATAAAGTTACAAAGCTAGCAAATTTATTGCGCAATATTAGTGTAGGTACTCTTGGTATTTTCCTGACAATATTTTTGGGGGTCATTTCCGTACAAGGAGCTGTTACCGCTGTTGCCGATGGCATTACCATTAGGACAGCAAAGTTTGTTACTGGCAACTTTGTACCTGTTGTAGGGCGCGTTTTTACAGATGCAGCTGATACTGTTATGGGGGCATCAATTCTATTAAAAAACACCGTGGGTATAGTTGGTTTGGCAATTCTACTGCTCATATGCGCATTTCCTGCAATTAAAGTTTTAACGTTAGCGATCATTTTTAATCTAGCCGCAGCGGTTCTACAACCCATCGGCGGTGGCGCGATCATCAATAGTTTATCAATTATTGGGAAAGCAGTGATCTTTATCTTCGCAGCTCTAGCAACGGTTTGTCTCATGTTCTTCCTGGCAATCACGATTATGGTGGCTGCAGGGAATTTATCACTAATGATGAGGTAA
- the spoIIIAF gene encoding stage III sporulation protein AF yields MQFLTEWISNIILLILLATILELLLPNSSLQRYVKMVVGLLLLVIILTPLLSIFSKDVDSWVSSLGFSNQLEENNVQISLENKKREIQEVTLAYISEQVAVQLKRQVEEGMITKFEKEIVEVDVALEDFLEEDDYLNSITKVSIRLKSIEDEEEIVSDIVPAVALVKIDTTNRVEPTTEQTTNTKEVLQYLAASWLIPVEKIEVLMEGGSLDQ; encoded by the coding sequence ATGCAGTTTTTAACAGAATGGATTAGCAACATCATTCTACTTATCCTACTAGCAACTATTTTAGAACTCCTCTTGCCTAACTCAAGCTTGCAAAGGTATGTAAAGATGGTTGTTGGTTTGCTTCTGTTAGTCATTATTTTAACGCCACTATTATCAATTTTTTCTAAAGATGTTGATAGCTGGGTATCATCCTTAGGCTTTTCAAACCAATTAGAGGAAAATAATGTACAAATTTCTCTAGAAAATAAGAAAAGAGAAATACAAGAGGTAACTCTTGCATATATTTCAGAACAAGTGGCTGTCCAACTTAAGAGACAAGTAGAAGAGGGGATGATTACAAAGTTTGAAAAAGAGATAGTAGAAGTAGATGTAGCCTTAGAAGATTTTTTAGAAGAAGATGATTACCTAAATAGTATTACGAAAGTATCGATACGACTCAAAAGTATTGAAGACGAGGAAGAGATCGTAAGTGACATTGTACCAGCTGTAGCCCTCGTCAAAATAGATACAACCAATCGTGTAGAGCCAACCACTGAGCAAACGACAAATACAAAAGAGGTTCTTCAATATTTAGCAGCTTCTTGGTTGATACCAGTA